A single region of the Chionomys nivalis chromosome 5, mChiNiv1.1, whole genome shotgun sequence genome encodes:
- the Znf648 gene encoding zinc finger protein 648, with protein sequence MAQMNSQDRWNKVSLGSMIHETGMLSMNLESEDKGGREGVPLVTQSDSNLLCDTQASEEEGKWSGSFSTGYVEQKPEEMPGRTTDWGKKELKITQIQDSPQLEEALSVPFRGFSQRQPHRDSVGNDGGKKANKDTALEVATSFLDSEGSFWSRNSADSSSTDKNSLEQLPRSESTPVQTSVTRASPAAALGNVQGSRKAQGQVDPGGRGQEESPSRSPLQKSSKLQVPEEHHGAKPYVCQLCGKAYSHRSTLQQHRRLHTGERPYQCPFCDKAYTWSSDHRKHIRTHTGEKPYGCPDCGRAFVRSSDLRKHQRNMHSNDKPFPCPQCGLTFNRPLSLLRHQRTHLGAKPFRCSSCGREFSVASRMVEHQRVHSGERPFPCSTCGKCFTKSSNLQEHQTLHTGQRPFKCADCGVAFAQPSRLLRHQRIHTGERPFHCAECGQTFARSSTLKRHQQIHSGDKDFLCTECGRAFRIASELAQHIRMHNGERPYKCEGCGQAFTRSNHLQRHQAKHETCKKEPAPSSSNE encoded by the coding sequence ATGGCACAAATGAACTCTCAGGATAGGTGGAACAAGGTGTCCCTTGGCAGTATGATTCATGAGACCGGGATGTTGAGCATGAACTTGGAGAGTGAAGACAAGGGTGGTAGGGAAGGCGTCCCTCTAGTCACTCAGAGCGACAGTAACTTGCTGTGTGACACTCAGGCCAGCGAAGAGGAAGGGAAGTGGTCTGGGTCCTTCAGCACTGGTTATGTGGAGCAGAAACCGGAGGAGATGCCTGGGAGGACCACCGACTGGGGAAAAAAGGAACTGAAGATCACCCAGATTCAAGACTCCCCTCAATTAGAGGAGGCTCTCAGTGTCCCTTTCAGAGGCTTCTCACAGAGACAGCCTCATAGGGACTCTGTGGGCAATGACGGAGGCAAGAAGGCAAACAAGGACACAGCCTTGGAAGTCGCGACCAGTTTCTTGGATAGTGAGGGATCTTTTTGGTCACGGAACAGTGCAGATTCGTCCTCCACAGATAAGAACTCTCTAGAGCAGCTTCCCAGATCCGAGAGCACCCCAGTTCAGACTTCAGTCACTCGTGCAAGCCCAGCAGCAGCGTTGGGCAATGTGCAGGGCAGTAGAAAAGCACAGGGCCAGGtggacccaggaggcagagggcaggaagAGAGTCCCTCCAGAAGTCCCCTCCAGAAGTCCAGCAAACTTCAGGTCCCCGAAGAGCACCATGGTGCCAAACCCTATGTGTGCCAACTCTGCGGGAAGGCCTACTCTCACCGCAGCACGCTCCAGCAGCACCGGCGCCTGCACACAGGCGAGCGGCCATACCAATGCCCCTTCTGCGACAAGGCATATACCTGGTCCTCCGATCACCGCAAGCACATCCGCACCCACACTGGCGAGAAACCCTATGGGTGTCCGGACTGCGGGAGGGCCTTCGTGCGCTCCTCCGATCTGCGCAAACACCAGCGCAACATGCACAGCAACGACAAGCCCTTCCCGTGTCCCCAGTGTGGCTTGACCTTCAACAGGCCACTGTCACTTCTGCGCCACCAGCGCACACACCTGGGCGCCAAGCCTTTCCGCTGCTCCTCCTGCGGCCGGGAGTTCTCCGTGGCCAGCCGCATGGTGGAGCATCAGCGCGTGCACTCTGGCGAGCGGCCCTTCCCCTGCTCCACCTGCGGCAAATGCTTCACCAAATCCTCCAACCTGCAGGAGCACCAGACGCTGCACACCGGCCAGAGGCCCTTCAAGTGCGCCGATTGCGGTGTGGCCTTTGCGCAGCCCTCGCGCCTGTTGCGCCACCAGCGCATCCACACCGGCGAGAGGCCTTTTCATTGCGCCGAGTGCGGCCAAACCTTCGCCCGCTCCTCCACCCTAAAGAGGCACCAACAGATTCACTCCGGGGACAAGGACTTCCTCTGTACCGAGTGTGGCAGGGCTTTTCGCATCGCATCCGAGTTGGCGCAGCACATACGGATGCACAATGGGGAAAGGCCCTACAAGTGTGAGGGCTGCGGCCAGGCCTTTACCCGTTCTAATCACCTCCAAAGACATCAAGCCAAGCATGAGACTTGCAAGAAGGAGCCTGCCCCTTCCTCTTCCAATGAGTGA